The following are from one region of the bacterium genome:
- a CDS encoding branched-chain amino acid ABC transporter permease codes for MTAEFQQIVANGVASGCIFALVALGFSMSYRAVKFFDLSYAVTLSVSGYATYSVSREWHLSPLFSVAAAMLTAACFALIVHMAVFYHLRRRGAPSLTCVLASLGVLMIGVNALALVFGDAPVMATRTESATWDLLAARLTVPQVATIIATPLVVALAWVASERTKWGRQQRAAYDDEYLAACSGIAIERVVLSGSVFGATLGGLASGLLALQSSTTPFTGFHVLVPALAAAIVGGLGRVTGPAVFGIAFGVAGELFGWRVSMAWHNVLALSVLVVYLLLRPMRHALSPRARVGL; via the coding sequence AATGGTGTGGCGTCGGGCTGCATCTTCGCGCTAGTCGCCCTCGGGTTCTCAATGTCGTATCGCGCGGTGAAGTTCTTTGACCTGTCGTACGCCGTGACTCTGAGTGTCTCAGGATACGCAACGTATTCTGTTAGCCGCGAATGGCACCTGTCTCCGTTGTTTTCAGTTGCCGCAGCAATGCTCACTGCCGCGTGCTTTGCGTTAATCGTGCACATGGCCGTGTTTTACCACCTGCGTCGGCGCGGAGCACCTTCCTTGACCTGCGTACTGGCGTCTCTGGGTGTGTTAATGATCGGAGTGAACGCATTGGCACTTGTGTTTGGTGACGCTCCGGTAATGGCGACCCGGACCGAATCAGCGACGTGGGATCTGCTGGCCGCGCGCCTTACTGTACCTCAGGTAGCCACGATTATCGCGACACCACTTGTTGTTGCACTCGCCTGGGTAGCGTCGGAACGCACAAAATGGGGACGCCAGCAACGAGCGGCATACGATGACGAGTACTTGGCTGCGTGTTCGGGAATCGCGATAGAACGTGTTGTGTTGTCGGGGAGCGTGTTTGGCGCAACACTTGGTGGTTTGGCGTCAGGCTTGCTGGCACTCCAGAGTAGTACCACACCCTTCACAGGCTTTCACGTTCTTGTGCCTGCTCTTGCGGCCGCAATCGTCGGCGGGCTGGGACGAGTGACGGGGCCCGCCGTTTTCGGCATTGCCTTTGGCGTGGCTGGTGAGCTCTTTGGCTGGCGCGTGTCAATGGCATGGCACAATGTCCTCGCCCTTTCCGTACTTGTGGTATATCTCTTG